The Eleutherodactylus coqui strain aEleCoq1 chromosome 6, aEleCoq1.hap1, whole genome shotgun sequence genome window below encodes:
- the LOC136571967 gene encoding G protein-activated inward rectifier potassium channel 3-like, with product MDPFTAGFPFPAPAMEQKNRDVNGALNVHFLFLQPECVVVPTYAEPKPAPPHPMPTPVHHPLPLPDIMPRTAYKRHMSTTDIGYSYPGRPRQSVCIPGDLPKYRRSSLRDGGLGNGRWYPRHAVSVPDMTRGPRYMNMPPRGVFSAPTAGQERQPKQRCKLMEAEIHQGKTSTQRERQRYVAKDGKCQVNLGRIEEKGRFLSDIFTTIVDLKYRWFLFVFMMCYIVTWFFFATIYYLDAYWRLDLLNLENDDWGPCFQNVDSFTSALLFSVETQRTIGYGSRMVTTNCHEGVYLIMAQSIVGSMIDALMVGCMFVKISRPKKRAQTLIFSQNSVVCPRDERLCLMFRIGDLRDSHMVDAKIRAKLIKSRQTSEGEFLPLEQSEINLGYETGEDRLFLVEPQVICHVIDENSPFWEMGPQQLLREQFEIIVILEGIVEATGK from the coding sequence ATGGATCCGTTTACTGCAGGGTTTCCGTTTCCTGCTCCTGCGATGGAGCAGAAGAACAGAGACGTTAACGGAGCCTTAAATGTTCATTTCCTCTTTCTGCAGCCAGAATGTGTGGTGGTACCAACCTACGCAGAGCCAAAGCCTGCCCCTCCTCATCCAATGCCAACCCCCGTTCACCATCCGCTACCACTGCCGGATATAATGCCTCGCACTGCGTACAAACGTCACATGAGCACCACCGATATCGGATACTCCTACCCAGGACGGCCGCGCCAAAGCGTCTGCATCCCAGGTGATCTTCCCAAGTACCGTCGCTCTTCCTTAAGGGATGGAGGATTAGGCAACGGTCGCTGGTACCCTCGGCATGCCGTCAGTGTGCCCGATATGACTCGTGGACCTCGATACATGAATATGCCACCACGGGGTGTATTTTCTGCCCCGACAGCGGGACAAGAGCGACAACCTAAGCAACGGTGCAAGCTGATGGAAGCCGAAATCCACCAAGGCAAGACATCAACCCAACGAGAACGCCAACGGTATGTGGCCAAAGATGGCAAATGCCAGGTCAACTTGGGCCGCATAGAAGAAAAGGGACGTTTCCTCTCAGACATTTTCACCACGATCGTCGACCTCAAGTACCGCTGGTTCCTGTTTGTGTTCATGATGTGCTACATCGTCACGTGGTTCTTCTTCGCTACCATCTACTATCTGGACGCGTACTGGCGCCTCGATTTACTCAACCTCGAGAACGACGACTGGGGACCTTGCTTCCAGAACGTGGACAGCTTCACGTCCGCTCTCCTCTTCTCCGTAGAGACCCAACGCACCATTGGCTACGGCTCTCGCATGGTGACCACCAACTGCCATGAAGGAGTTTACCTCATAATGGCTCAGTCCATCGTGGGCTCCATGATTGATGCCCTCATGGTGGGATGTATGTTTGTCAAGATCTCTCGACCCAAGAAAAGAGCGCAGACGTTGATCTTCAGCCAGAACAGTGTGGTCTGTCCACGAGATGAACGGCTTTGCCTAATGTTCCGGATTGGTGACCTCCGAGACAGCCACATGGTGGACGCTAAAATCAGGGCCAAGCTCATCAAGTCCCGGCAGACGAGCGAAGGGGAATTCCTCCCGCTGGAGCAGTCAGAGATCAACCTTGGCTACGAGACCGGAGAGGATCGACTGTTCCTGGTGGAGCCGCAGGTCATTTGCCACGTGATCGATGAAAACAGCCCCTTCTGGgaaatggggccgcagcagctgCTTCGTGAGCAGTTTGAGATCATCGTCATCTTGGAGGGAATCGTGGAGGCTACAGGCAAGTAG
- the PSENEN gene encoding gamma-secretase subunit PEN-2 translates to MNLERVPNEEKLQLCRKYYLGGFALLPFLWLVNVTWFFKEAFFKPAYTEQPQIQGYVKRSAFGLFVWLVILTTWISIYQTHRASWGATGDYLSFTIPLGIP, encoded by the exons ATGAACCTGGAGCGCGTCCCCAATGAGGAAAAGCTGCAGCTGTGTAGAAAATATTACCTGG GGGGGTTCGCTCTGCTGCCGTTCCTCTGGCTCGTTAACGTCACGTGGTTCTTCAAAGAAGCCTTCTTCAAACCAGCGTACACCGAGCAGCCGCAGATCCAGGGCT ATGTGAAGCGCTCTGCCTTCGGCCTCTTTGTGTGGTTGGTCATCCTCACGACGTGGATCAGCATCTACCAGACGCATCGCGCCAGCTGGGGCGCCACCGGTGACTACCTGTCCTTCACTATACCACTAGGCATCCCCTGA